A DNA window from Arachis duranensis cultivar V14167 chromosome 3, aradu.V14167.gnm2.J7QH, whole genome shotgun sequence contains the following coding sequences:
- the LOC107481605 gene encoding uncharacterized protein LOC107481605 has translation MGRRRKPKEREEEEEDNHHIVLTDSSPHSYSPSHSPIILNPNPADYWSPMSTEKHANADADADADANMVSSRRASLRSATKRTIQACQAPPCAQESPSRHQSEDEYIQNGYKVKQESMPILRKILAKYGDIAKDCTLTGKTSRSMYLGMIIDIIQELQDKDLGRIEQDYLQDMIGLVKEFKNIRLEVGWLLQRLQDVLEASRIMTECCVLKEKRESIRRAVEAREEELEECETEKMALEARIRAICEQEAACKEAFARDLNEISMITETISSFKPKVGRFHHSLASDLL, from the exons ATGGGAAGACGAAGGAAACCAAAGgagcgtgaagaagaagaagaagacaaccATCACATTGTGCTCACCGATTCCTCTCCTCACAGCTACTCTCCCTCTCATTCACCTATCATTCTCAACCCCAACCCG GCTGATTATTGGTCTCCCATGTCAACCGAAAAGCATGCAAATGCAGATGCAGATGCAGATGCAGATGCTAACATGGTTTCTTCTCGTCGCGCATCACTGAGATCTGCTACTAAGAGGACCATTCAG GCATGTCAGGCTCCACCTTGTGCTCAAGAATCACCTTCAAGACATCAAAGCGAGGATGAATATATTCAAAACGGATACAAAGTGAAGCAGGAATCAATGCCAATATTGAGAAAAATTCTTGCCAAATACGGAGACATTGCTAAGGATTGTACACTAACAGGGAAAACGTCTCGTTCGATGTACCTGGGGATGATAATAGACATAATCCAAGAGTTGCAGGACAAGGATTTAGGTAGAATCGAACAAGATTACCTGCAAGATATGATTGGCCTTGTCAAAGAATTTAAGAATATAAGATTGGAGGTTGGCTGGCTTCTTCAGAGACTCCAAGATGTTCTCGAAGCGAGCAGGATTATGACAGAATGTTGCGTGTTGAAAGAGAAGCGAGAAAGCATCCGGAGAGCCGTTGAAGCAAGAGAGGAAGAGCTGGAAGAATGTGAAACAGAGAAAATGGCACTTGAAGCAAGGATTCGAGCGATTTGTGAACAAGAGGCTGCATGCAAGGAGGCATTTGCTAGAGATCTGAATGAGATTTCAATGATAACAGAAACCATCTCATCCTTCAAACCAAAAGTGGGACGGTTTCATCACTCACTTGCAAGTGATTTGCTCTAG
- the LOC107481844 gene encoding uncharacterized protein LOC107481844 has protein sequence MATVSLPRNCGCLLNSVDFLHTRTTYYSSTFITCLTSRRRYSRCSFAKNSTRNGGEAVRDEAGNEGGEKNSKFIASRSGVLQACTITSALIAALGVAIRQVSHVASAEGLPILDCSSQVSFGFEMWHLELITGLVVFISSSRYLLLNTWTDFADSSQAANLQVLSSLQPLDYMFVAFLPGISEELLFRGAILPLFGMNLNGVGVAALIFGVLHLGNGRKSSFAIWATFVGLAYGYATILSSSLVIPMASHALNNLIGGLLWRYTSNASSQK, from the exons ATGGCTACAGTTTCGCTACCTCGCAACTGTGGCTGTTTGTTGAATAGCGTGGATTTTCTTCACACCCGCACCACATACTACTCTTCCACCTTCATCACTTGTCTTACTTCCA GGAGAAGATATAGCAGATGCTCCTTTGCAAAGAATTCCacaagaaatggaggagaggcAGTTAGAGATGAGGCTGGAAATGAAGGAGGCGAGAAAAACTCCAAGTTTATAGCATCCAGGAGTGGTGTGCTTCAAGCTTGCACAATAACCTCTGCTCTGATTGCTGCATTGGGAGTGGCCATACGGCAGGTGTCTCATGTTGCATCAGCTGAAGGGTTGCCAATTTTGGATTGTTCCTCACAAGTATCAT TTGGTTTTGAGATGTGGCATCTTGAGTTGATTACAGGACTTGTAGTGTTTATATCATCATCTCGCTATTTGCTGTTGAACACATGGACAGATTTTGCCGATTCAAGCCAGGCAGCTAATCTGCAG GTCCTTAGCTCTCTTCAACCCCTGGATTACATGTTTGTTGCATTCCTTCCCGGGATTAGTGAG GAACTACTTTTCCGAGGTGCCATTCTGCCGCTTTTCGGAATGAACTTGAACGGTGTTGGGGTGGCTGCCTTGATCTTTGGTGTTTTGCACCTAGGCAACGGTCGAAAGTCGTCCTTTGCCATCTG GGCAACCTTTGTTGGTCTTGCTTATGGATACGCTACAATTTTATCCTCTAGCCTTGTAATTCCCATGGCCTCTCATGCACTCAACAACCTGATTGGAGGGCTATTATGGCGGTACACATCAAATGCATCGTCACAGAAATGA
- the LOC107481602 gene encoding very-long-chain 3-oxoacyl-CoA reductase-like protein At1g24470 isoform X2, producing the protein MEEHIACSSELAGVNIISSWCFLIGLLVTLKHLISLSKWIFATFLRSQIDLIRTYGSWAMVTGATDGIGKAMAHRLAHRGLNIILVSRSSKRLQTVATELQAHHPHILVKAIQMDFSGDIAEGLRQIAAATRELDLGILINNVGITYPGAMFFDQVEEKVWRKILKVNVEGTTRVTRAVVAGMMERRRGAIINIGSGASVVIPSHPLYSIYAASKAYVDQLSRSLHVEYKQYGIHVQCQVPLYVATKMASEIACIEKDSLFIPTPEAYAKAAVRKIGHGPRCTPYWAHSIQWFFAGLAPDPLLDAWRFSIAMRRWKGI; encoded by the exons atggAAGAACACATAGCATGCAGCAGTGAGCTTGCAGGTGTTAATATAATTTCAAGCTGGTGCTTCCTAATCGGCTTGTTGGTGACGCTGAAGCACTTGATCTCCCTTTCCAAATGGATCTTCGCCACCTTTCTCAGATCCCAAATAGACCTAATCAGAACCTACGGTTCCTGGGCCATGGTCACCGGAGCAACCGACGGAATCGGAAAAGCCATGGCTCACCGCTTAGCACACCGAGGACTCAACATCATCCTCGTCAGCAGATCCTCCAAGAGGCTCCAAACCGTCGCAACTGAACTCCAAGCACACCACCCTCACATCCTCGTCAAGGCCATCCAGATGGACTTCTCCGGCGACATAGCGGAGGGTCTCCGGCAAATAGCGGCGGCCACACGCGAATTGGACCTCGGGATACTGATCAACAACGTGGGGATCACGTACCCTGGGGCTATGTTCTTTGACCAAGTGGAAGAGAAGGTGTGGAGGAAGATCTTAAAGGTGAATGTGGAAGGAACGACGAGGGTGACGAGAGCGGTGGTGGCCGGAATGATGGAGCGGAGAAGAGGTGCAATCATCAACATTGGATCTGGTGCTTCCGTCGTCATTCCTTCGCATCCTCTCTATTCCATCTATGCTGCTTCAAAGGC TTACGTGGATCAGCTATCAAGATCTCTGCACGTCGAGTACAAACAGTATGGGATTCACGTCCAGTGTCAG GTACCACTTTATGTAGCAACGAAGATGGCATCAGAGATAGCATGTATAGAGAAAGATTCACTTTTCATTCCAACACCAGAGGCTTATGCAAAAGCGGCCGTTCGTAAAATTGGGCATGGGCCAAGGTGCACTCCTTATTGGGCTCACTCTATTCAGTGGTTCTTTGCAGGCTTAGCCCCGGACCCACTTCTCGATGCTTGGCGCTTTTCTATCGCAATGCGCCGCTGGAAAGGAATCTAA
- the LOC107481604 gene encoding uncharacterized protein LOC107481604 has product MKSSRVDHYTGQPGDERGLEGVATNMKLLLKLIEDYNGSKESDQHKIQRVNGIMSILDETRGRVQRFQMNNMKTNQIKRELRRSNSDIKSSSVVIAREKTITDEKERMRRELQSSFVVRQSLQALCSSLGKEKQIMACELARKAQELAEMEELVADLKEQNEMLMKKLNSNIKIDEGGNRNNVVLHEMNRTLTHQLQISLDGYRSLKIKYMETQEENRDIHADMEEMEVQVQAGIQRLQGLKKIAEMIAKNDKERKAIKDQILALEQLLASLHMKISKYTNKT; this is encoded by the exons ATGAAAAGTTCTCGTGTAGATCATTACACTGGACAACCAGGAGATGAACGAGGTTTGGAAG GCGTGGCTACGAATATGAAGCTATTGCTTAAGTTAATTGAAGATTACAATGGAAGTAAAGAGAGCGATCAGCACAAGATTCAAAGGGTGAATGGAATTATGTCTATCTTAGATGAGACAAGGGGAAGGGTTCAAAGATTTCAAATGAACAATATGAAAACGAACCAAATAAAGCGCGAATTGAGAAGGAGCAACTCGGATATCAAGTCCAGTAGCGTCGTGATTGCAAGAGAGAAAACCATCACAGACGAGAAAGAAAGGATGAGGAGAGAGCTCCAATCAAGCTTCGTGGTAAGGCAGAGCCTTCAAGCCCTGTGTTCGAGTCTCGGGAAAGAGAAGCAGATCATGGCCTGCGAGCTGGCGCGAAAGGCGCAGGAGCTGGCGGAGATGGAGGAGCTGGTGGCTGATCTCAAAGAACAAAACGAGATGCTCATGAAGAAGTTGAACTCAAATATCAAAATAGATGAAGGTGGTAACCGTAACAACGTAGTGTTGCATGAGATGAACAGAACACTGACTCATCAACTGCAAATATCACTTGATGGATATAGAAGTCTGAAGATAAAATACATGGAGACGCAAGAGGAGAATCGGGATATTCATGCTGATATGGAAGAGATGGAGGTGCAAGTTCAAGCTGGGATTCAGAGATTACAAGGCTTGAAGAAGATTGCAGAAATGATTGcaaaaaatgataaagaaagaaaagctATCAAAGACCAAATTTTGGCTTTAGAGCAATTGCTAGCCTCTCTTCACATGAAAATTTCCAAATATACAAACAAAACATAG
- the LOC107481603 gene encoding protein NOI4 has product MASDEQEGRPLPKFGEWDVNDPASAEGFTVIFNKARDEKKSNNKQVTSGGSGHGGSHRSRSDSRNKDRDKPKRRWFCFKP; this is encoded by the exons ATGGCTTCG GATGAACAAGAAGGAAGGCCACTGCCCAAGTTCGGGGAATGGGACGTGAATGACCCTGCATCAGCTGAAGGATTCACTGTAATATTCAACAAGGCCAGAGATGAGAAGAAAAGCAACAACAAACAGGTTACTTCGGGAGGATCCGGGCATGGCGGATCGCATCGAAGTAGATCCGATTCCCgcaataaggatagagataaaCCTAAG CGGAGGTGGTTTTGCTTTAAACCTTAG
- the LOC107481845 gene encoding protein kinase PINOID-like yields the protein MLETGGAAAPDSELTLDTANCTQRSSNSTQSNCSTSFSRLSFDLLPTSSPENLSLKPHRSSDFAYSAILRRKTALTFHDFCLIRRIGAGDIGTVYLCRLRNSDNEDEQEEKLNPNCLYAMKVVDKNAVALKKKSQRAEMERRILKMLDHPFLPTLFAEFEASHFSCIVMEFCSGGDLHSLRHKFPHNRFPLTSARFYAAEVLVALEYLHMLGIIYRDLKPENVLVRSDGHIMLSDFDLSLCSDAIPAVQSSDCFHDTSFPSALQYSATHTTPFSCFPNRMFRSRKVQTVQPDRFFVAEPVSARSCSFVGTHEYVSPEVAAGGSHGNAVDWWSFGVFIYELIYGRTPYVAQSNEATLRNIIKNPLRFPTATPSSALERHARDLICALLHKDPGQRLGSKRGAADVKKHPFFKGLNMALIRMLTPPQVPGLKRHKTTSWLTKDDSNNLISNSKKQYSTASFDYFF from the exons ATGCTAGAGACTGGTGGTGCTGCTGCACCTGATTCTGAGCTCACTTTGGACACTGCAAATTGCACGCAACGAAGCTCTAACAGCACCCAAAGCAACTGCAGCACCAGCTTCAGCCGTCTTTCTTTCGACCTCCTCCCCACCTCTTCGCCGGAAAATCTTTCCCTCAAGCCTCACCGCTCCTCCGACTTTGCCTATTCCGCCATCCTCCGCCGCAAGACGGCCCTCACCTTTCACGACTTCTGCCTCATCCGCCGCATCGGCGCCGGAGACATCGGCACAGTCTACCTCTGCCGCCTCCGCAACAGTGACAATGAAGACgaacaagaagaaaaacttAATCCGAACTGCCTGTACGCTATGAAGGTAGTGGACAAAAACGCTGTGGCACTAAAGAAAAAATCACAGAGAGCCGAAATGGAGAGAAGGATCCTGAAGATGCTGGACCATCCTTTCCTCCCTACCCTCTTCGCCGAGTTCGAAGCCTCGCACTTCTCTTGCATCGTCATGGAGTTTTGCTCCGGTGGAGACTTGCACTCCCTCCGCCACAAGTTTCCTCACAATCGTTTTCCCTTAACTTCCGCAAG GTTTTATGCTGCTGAAGTGTTGGTGGCATTAGAGTACCTTCACATGCTGGGAATCATTTACAGGGATCTCAAACCGGAGAACGTGTTAGTCAGATCAGACGGTCACATCATGCTCTCCGATTTCGATCTTTCTCTCTGCTCAGATGCAATCCCAGCCGTTCAATCCTCTGATTGCTTCCACGATACTTCCTTCCCGTCCGCATTGCAATACTCTGCCACACACACTACCCCGTTTTCGTGCTTCCCCAATCGGATGTTTCGATCACGTAAAGTCCAAACCGTTCAACCAGACCGTTTCTTCGTGGCCGAACCGGTCTCCGCTCGGTCATGCTCTTTCGTTGGGACGCACGAATATGTCTCGCCGGAGGTAGCAGCCGGTGGATCACACGGCAATGCCGTAGACTGGTGGTCATTCGGGGTATTCATCTACGAGCTAATATACGGTCGTACGCCGTATGTGGCTCAATCGAACGAAGCTACACTGCGAAACATCATAAAGAATCCCCTGAGGTTCCCTACGGCCACGCCCTCTAGCGCGCTTGAGCGTCACGCGCGGGACCTCATCTGCGCCTTGCTTCACAAGGACCCTGGTCAGAGGCTGGGTTCGAAGCGCGGCGCTGCTGACGTCAAGAAGCATCCGTTTTTCAAAGGGCTCAACATGGCGCTGATTCGTATGTTGACGCCACCACAAGTCCCCggcttgaaaagacacaaaacgaCGTCGTGGCTGACAAAGGACGATAGTAATAATCTTATCAGCAACAGTAAGAAACAGTATTCTACGGCGTCGTTTGACTATTTCTTTTGA